The nucleotide sequence CCGGCAACGCGTCCTGGCCGACCAGCTGGACGATCTCCTGGAGGTCGCTCTCCTCGTCGAGAACGTCGATGACCCACTGGCGGATCTCCGCCCAGTCGTCGGCGACCTCAGATTCGAACCACGGATCGAGCTGATCGCGATACAGCGAATACGATTCGTCCCAGTTGATCGCCGGGAAGTGCCGGCGATCGGCCAGGTCGGCGTCCAGCGCCCAGAAGGTCTTGACGATCCGCAGGGTGTTCTGGGTCACCGGCTCCGAGAAGTCACCGCCGGGTGGGCTGACCGCCCCCACGACGGTGACCGAACCCTCGGTGCCATTGGCGTTCTGGTAGTAGCCGGCCCGCTCGTAGAACTCGCTGAGGCGCGCCCCGAGATAGGCGGGATACCCCTCCTCGCCGGGCATCTCCTCGAGTCGCGAGGAGATCTCCCGCAATGCCTCGGCCCACCGCGAGGTGGAGTCGGCCATCAGCGCGACGTCGTAGCCCATGTCCCGGTAGTACTCGGCCATCGTGATGCCGGTGTAGACCGACGATTCACGCGCCGCGACGGGCATGTTCGACGTGTTGGCGATCAGGCTCGTCCGGCTCATCAACGGCTTGCCCGTCTGTGGGTCCTCCAGGTCCGGGAAGTCCTCGATGACCTCGGTCATCTCGTTGCCACGCTCGCCACACCCGACGTAGACGACGATGTCCGCGTCGGCCCACTTGGCGAGCTGGTGCTGGGTGACCGTCTTCCCGGAGCCGAAGGGCCCCGGAATCGCGGCCGTCCCGCCCTTCGCGACGGGGAAGAGACCGTCGAGGATGCGCTGGCCCGTCACCAGCGGATCGGTTGGGGTCTCCTTGTCGCCGGCGGGCCGGGCCTGCCGGACCGGCCACTCCTGGCGCATCTGGATCTCCTCGCCGGTATCGAGTTCGACGACCGTCTCCTCGACGGTGAAGTTGCCCTTCTTGGTATCGATGACTTCGCCACCCTCGTAATCGGGCGGCACCATCACCTTGTGATCGATACTCTCTGTCTCGGGAACGGTCCCGACGATGTCGCCGGCGGTGACCTCGTCGCCTGCCTCGACCTCGGGAGTGAACTCCCAGGTTTTCTCCAGATCGACACCCGGCGCGTCGACCCCACGGTCGAGGAATGCCGAGTTCATCTGCTCTTCGAGTCCTTCGAGGGGGCGCTGGACGCCGTCGTAGATGTTGTCCAGCAGCCCGGGCCCGAGGTCGACCGATAGCGGTGCGCCCGTACTCTCGACGGGGCCGCCCGGCGCGACGCCGGAGGTCTCCTCGTAGACCTGGATCGTCGTCAGGTCTCCCTCGATCTCGATGATCTCTCCCATCAGGCCCTCCGAACCGACGCGAACCACGTCGTTCATCCGGGCCTGCAGGCCCGTCGCCGTGACGACGGGACCGCTCACGCTCTCGATGACGCCGTCTTCACGGACGTCGGACGTTGTCGCTTGACTCATACGTTAGTCTTCCTCCATCAGGTCGATACCGACCGCACGTTTGATCTGGTCGCGCAATCCACCGCTTCCCGCTCCGCCGCCGAGCGTCACCAACACCGGATCGACGCTCGTCTCGACGCGCTCGCGGACCGACCGCGAGAGGTGATCGATATCCGGATCGTGCATCACGATGATGCCGACATCGTCGTCTTCGAGCATCGTCGTGACCGCCTCGTCGACCTCTTCGGTCTCGGGGTCATCCGAGATGGTGGCGAACGTCCGGATGCCGGCAAGCCGGAAGCCGGTCGTGAAATCCGCACTCCCGATGACTGCGATCTCTTTGCTCATAGCATCACCAGCTCCCGCTGGATCTCCTCGGGCGAGAGCCCACTTTCGGTCCCGCGGGCGATCGCCCGGATGTTGTCTATCTCCCGCTCCTTGGCCAGTACGTACGAGAGAACCGCCGTGATAGACACCGGATATCGGTAAGATAGCCGGTCTGCGTACTCAAGCAACGCCGCTTCGATGGCGTGTTCGAACTGGATCAACTCCTCGGCCGAATCCAGGGCATCGAGCGCCTCGGACAGCTCGTCGCCGTACTGGCTCTCGCGGATGTGATCGAGTAACTGCCCTTCGTCCTCGACGAGCTGGCGGACCGCCGTCGCATCGAACAACTGGCCCCCCTCGATGTAGTACTCGGCGGGGTCCATGTCCGCGCCGCTGCGGACCAGCCGCAACGCGTTCCGGAGGTTCCGGAAATCGATCTCCGCCCGCAGGAACTCGAGATAGTACCCGATCGCGCTGCCCGTCTCCGCGCTGTCCGGCAATCCGGCGAGCAACGCCTCGTAGAACGCCCGGTCGACGGCGTTCTCCAGGGGCACCAACAGTCCCGTCTCCTCGAAATCATCGAAGGCAGCCACGAGCGGGTCGTGGAAGATCGTCTCGTCCAGCCGCTCGATGACGCCCTCGATCGACTCCGCAGTTGCCAGCTGGTCGAGTTCGTCCTCGGTGAGTTCGCCCGCCCGGATGAAGTCGGACTCGATGGCCTCGGCATCCGCTCCCGAGTAGATCCCCCGAAACACCGTCTTGATGTTCCAGGCGTCGAACTTCCGGAGGTACCTGGCGACGTAGTCATAGAGTTGCCCCTCCGACCACGACAGCAGGTCCTCGAAGTGCTTTGCCATGTTCCGTGTCAGCGCGTACTCGATG is from Halorhabdus sp. BNX81 and encodes:
- a CDS encoding ATP synthase subunit A: MSQATTSDVREDGVIESVSGPVVTATGLQARMNDVVRVGSEGLMGEIIEIEGDLTTIQVYEETSGVAPGGPVESTGAPLSVDLGPGLLDNIYDGVQRPLEGLEEQMNSAFLDRGVDAPGVDLEKTWEFTPEVEAGDEVTAGDIVGTVPETESIDHKVMVPPDYEGGEVIDTKKGNFTVEETVVELDTGEEIQMRQEWPVRQARPAGDKETPTDPLVTGQRILDGLFPVAKGGTAAIPGPFGSGKTVTQHQLAKWADADIVVYVGCGERGNEMTEVIEDFPDLEDPQTGKPLMSRTSLIANTSNMPVAARESSVYTGITMAEYYRDMGYDVALMADSTSRWAEALREISSRLEEMPGEEGYPAYLGARLSEFYERAGYYQNANGTEGSVTVVGAVSPPGGDFSEPVTQNTLRIVKTFWALDADLADRRHFPAINWDESYSLYRDQLDPWFESEVADDWAEIRQWVIDVLDEESDLQEIVQLVGQDALPADQQLTLEVARYIRESYLQQNALHDVDTYCEPQKTYRMMQAIKTFNDEAFDALDAGVPVDEITDIDAAPRLNRIGTTEEYDEFVAELEDDIESQLRGTYQ
- a CDS encoding V-type ATP synthase subunit F codes for the protein MSKEIAVIGSADFTTGFRLAGIRTFATISDDPETEEVDEAVTTMLEDDDVGIIVMHDPDIDHLSRSVRERVETSVDPVLVTLGGGAGSGGLRDQIKRAVGIDLMEED
- a CDS encoding V-type ATP synthase subunit C, whose amino-acid sequence is MSPMRNPSGAKSNYEYVVARVRSRRASLFDEDDYRKLVRMGTGEIARFMEESEYEREMNALGSRHSGVDLIEYALTRNMAKHFEDLLSWSEGQLYDYVARYLRKFDAWNIKTVFRGIYSGADAEAIESDFIRAGELTEDELDQLATAESIEGVIERLDETIFHDPLVAAFDDFEETGLLVPLENAVDRAFYEALLAGLPDSAETGSAIGYYLEFLRAEIDFRNLRNALRLVRSGADMDPAEYYIEGGQLFDATAVRQLVEDEGQLLDHIRESQYGDELSEALDALDSAEELIQFEHAIEAALLEYADRLSYRYPVSITAVLSYVLAKEREIDNIRAIARGTESGLSPEEIQRELVML